From Anas platyrhynchos isolate ZD024472 breed Pekin duck chromosome 16, IASCAAS_PekinDuck_T2T, whole genome shotgun sequence, a single genomic window includes:
- the P2RX6 gene encoding P2X purinoceptor 6: MAAALCCGLLDYKTEKFALTRNRRVGLLHRLLQLAVLGYLLGWVLVVRRGYQDTDAAPHVSVITKMKGVSVTRSKDASRRLWDVVDYASPPQGENVVFLVTNFIATAKQAQGTCPESPSVLDGMCTEDVDCPVGNPVVHGNGIKTGKCVMFNATHSTCEIYGWCPVENNTLPRKPLLAEAENFTLFIKNTVNFTKFNFSKGNTLQTNDSTYFKSCTYDPFFNPSCPVFRIGDVVEAAGETFGDLALLGGSISIRIEWNCDLDQPSARCQPQYSFILVDRRYNFRTASYYWDSQRRPYRSLMKLYGIRFDISVHGQAGKFSIIPAAVSFGTGIAFFGAATVVCDLVLLYLDTKADFYWKEKFEEAKPPKGKTEAAADPQWADQDIRNAQ, encoded by the exons aTGGCGGCGGCGCTGTGCTGCGGGCTGCTGGACTACAAGACGGAGAAATTCGCCCTGACACGGAACCGGCGGGTCGGGCTGCTGCACCGCCTGCTGCAGCTCGCTGTCTTGGGCTACCTGCTCGG gtgggtgctggtggtgcGGAGGGGCTACCAGGACACGGACGCAGCCCCTCACGTCTCAGTCATCACCAAGATGAAGGGGGTCTCGGTCACACGGAGCAAGGACGCGAGCAGACGGCTCTGGGATGTGGTCGATTATGCGAGTCCTCCTCAG GGGGAAAACGTGGTTTTTCTGGTCACCAACTTCATTGCCACAGCCAAGCAAGCCCAAGGCACCTGCCCCGAG AGCCCCTCTGTGCTAGATGGGATGTGCACAGAAGATGTGGACTGTCCCGTGGGAAACCCAGTGGTTCATGGCAATG GGataaaaactggaaaatgtgTGATGTTCAATGCAACCCATTCCACCTGTGAGATCTATGGCTGGTGCCCCGTGGAGAACAACACCCTGCCCAG GAAACCTCTTCTGGCTGAGGCTGAGAATTTTACTCTTTTTATAAAAAACACCGTCAACTTCACCAAATTTAACTTCTCCAA GGGCAATACTTTGCAAACCAACGACTCCACCTATTTCAAGAGCTGCACATACGATCCATTTTTCAACCCTTCCTGCCCCGTGTTCCGTATTGGCGATGTGGTAGAGGCAGCTGGGGAGACCTTTGGGGATCTCGCACTGCTG GGAGGAAGCATCAGCATTCGCATCGAGTGGAACTGTGACCTGGATCAGCCCAGTGCCCGGTGCCAGCCGCAGTACTCCTTCATCCTTGTGGACAGGAGGTACAATTTCAG AACGGCCTCTTACTACTGGGACTCTCAGCGGCGGCCCTACCGGAGCCTGATGAAACTCTACGGCATCCGCTTTGACATCTCCGTGCATGGCCAG GCTGGGAAGTTCAGCATAATTCCTGCTGCCGTGAGTTTTGGCACTGGCATTGCATTCTTCGGAGCC GCCACAGTGGTCTGTGACCTGGTTCTGCTCTATCTGGATACAAAGGCTGACTTCTACTGGAAGGAGAAGTTTGAGGAG GCAAAACCCCCCAAAGGTAagacagaggcagcagctgacCCACAGTGGGCTGACCAAGACATCAGGAATGCTCAGTGA
- the LOC101795581 gene encoding transmembrane protein 17B isoform X2 produces MAAQTPLPLNLRWGLTAFSSSLFLNNKTRDSGAARIYRPAHEVLASLPLQMMLYFNACYVPFWCLGEGMMLQLKLLLLAAFLILTLTEGARLYLGYIGNLQEKVPELAGFLLLSFLIQLPLLLFLLTDDHIIRLPLEMAVHSLFLAFLVSEVVAAFLALRVMTTQLAAQFYLQQFTSGGRGRSLIKGDDVGPVPPWSQFF; encoded by the exons ATGGCTGCACAAACACCACTGCCCCTCAACCTGCGGTGGGGCTTGACGGCGTTCAGCAGCTCCCTTTTCCTCAATAACAAGACACGGGACAGTGGCGCTGCCCGCATCTACCGCCCAG CCCACGAGGTGCTGGCCAGCCTCCCCCTGCAGATGATGCTCTACTTCAACGCCTGCTATGTCCCCTTCTGGTGCTTGGGCGAGGGGATGATGCTGCAGCTGAAG ctcctcctgctcgcTGCCTTCCTCATCCTCACGCTGACTGAAGGTGCCCGGCTCTACCTGGGCTACATCGGGAACCTGCAGGAGAAG GTGCCCGAGCTCGCTGGGTTCCTCCTCCTATCCTTCCTGATCCAGCTCcccctgctgctgttcctgctgaCGGATGACCACATCATCCGGCTGCCGCTGGAGATGGCTGTGCACAGCCTTTTCCTGGCCTTCCTTGTCTCCGAGGTCGTGGCTGCCTTCCTGGCGCTGAGGGTGATGACCACGCAGCTGGCGGCACAGTTCTACCTGCAGCAGTTCACGAGCGGCGGACGGGGCAGGAGCCTGATCAAGGGCGACGATGTGGGACCTGTCCCCCCCTGGAGTCAGTTCTTCTGA
- the LOC101795581 gene encoding transmembrane protein 17B isoform X1 produces the protein MAAQTPLPLNLRWGLTAFSSSLFLNNKTRDSGAARIYRPAHEVLASLPLQMMLYFNACYVPFWCLGEGMMLQLKYSLLPRYYQLLLLAAFLILTLTEGARLYLGYIGNLQEKVPELAGFLLLSFLIQLPLLLFLLTDDHIIRLPLEMAVHSLFLAFLVSEVVAAFLALRVMTTQLAAQFYLQQFTSGGRGRSLIKGDDVGPVPPWSQFF, from the exons ATGGCTGCACAAACACCACTGCCCCTCAACCTGCGGTGGGGCTTGACGGCGTTCAGCAGCTCCCTTTTCCTCAATAACAAGACACGGGACAGTGGCGCTGCCCGCATCTACCGCCCAG CCCACGAGGTGCTGGCCAGCCTCCCCCTGCAGATGATGCTCTACTTCAACGCCTGCTATGTCCCCTTCTGGTGCTTGGGCGAGGGGATGATGCTGCAGCTGAAG TACAGCCTGCTGCCTCGCTACtaccagctcctcctgctcgcTGCCTTCCTCATCCTCACGCTGACTGAAGGTGCCCGGCTCTACCTGGGCTACATCGGGAACCTGCAGGAGAAG GTGCCCGAGCTCGCTGGGTTCCTCCTCCTATCCTTCCTGATCCAGCTCcccctgctgctgttcctgctgaCGGATGACCACATCATCCGGCTGCCGCTGGAGATGGCTGTGCACAGCCTTTTCCTGGCCTTCCTTGTCTCCGAGGTCGTGGCTGCCTTCCTGGCGCTGAGGGTGATGACCACGCAGCTGGCGGCACAGTTCTACCTGCAGCAGTTCACGAGCGGCGGACGGGGCAGGAGCCTGATCAAGGGCGACGATGTGGGACCTGTCCCCCCCTGGAGTCAGTTCTTCTGA